CTTTCTATATATACACTGACAGCTATTCCTTCCAACGGTCTCTGTATAATTGTAAACTCGCCATTACATTTCAAACAATTCTATTGTAATAAATGAATGAGTCGTATTCAAATCAACGAAAGAAAGACAGTATGTACTATATTCTTCACAGATGAATCAGATACCAATTGATGCAAGCACAAAAAACCAATCTCTGGTTATGTTGGGGGACCAGAGATTGGTTTTTGCTTATCTTTTGTTGATATACAGCTCATTCATCACAGTGATTTTGTATTCGATATGCATTACGCCTGCACATACCCTACGCTTTGGACAAAGCGACGGAATGCTGCACGTCCAGCATCGTTCTTTTTGTACACACCAGCGTGCTCTAGAATCTGAGCAAATTTGCGACCGACTTCGTCCTGAATCGTTAACGTCGCTTGCTCGTGCGACAGCTCGTTACCATATTGCTCTACCATCTGTTCTACCCACGGCAAATGCAGATGCAGATGCAGCGCATGATCTGGTTGACTGCGCATCATTTCCAGCAGTGCCACATCGCCGGACAGAATGGAGCCAATATGATCCAATTCTTCTTTTAAACGACCCGGTAGAATCGCCAGACCCATCACTTCGATCAAGCCAATATTCTCGCGCTTGATATGGTGCATCTCTGGATGCGGATGGAATATACCATCTGGGTACTGCTCACTGGTACGATTATTGCGCAGCACCAGATCCATCTCGTACTGCTCGCCACGGCGGCGGACAATCGGCGTTACGGTATTGTGACGTACCGGCTTGCCATCTTGATCCGGTGTAGACGACACAATGTCGACTTCGGCATCGCTATACACTTTCCATGCTTCATAAATCTCATCCGCTGCATCCAGCAGCAGACTGTCATTATACGCACGCAGACGAATGACGGACATTGGCCAGTTAACCAGTTCCAGCGTAATGTCTTCGCGACGAGTATGACGATATACTTCCTCCACCGCTGCCTTTTCAATCGGGAAGGTATGACGTCCACCTTGGAAATGATCATGCGTCAGGATGGAGCCGCCCACGATTGGCAGATCGGCATTGGAGCCGAGGAAATAATGTGGGAATTCCTCGACAAAATCAAGTAAACGACGGAACGTTTGGCGAGTCAATTGCATCGGTACATGATCATGATGGAATACGATACAGTGCTCGTTATAGTATACATACGGTGAATATTGCAGGAACCATGCTTCTCCACTCAACATGAGTGGAACGACCCGCAGATTCTGACGTGCTGGGTGATTGATTCGTCCAGCATAGCCCACATTTTCGCGGCACAGCTGGCATTTTGGATAGGAAGGTGGCGGCAATAGTTTCGCTTGCGCGATCTCTGCCGACGACTTCTCTGGTTTGGACAGATTGATCGTCATCTCCATATCGCCATAATCGGTTGGCTGTTTCCAATAGACGTTCTTGGCAACACGATCCATACGGATATAGTTGGAATGAATCGACAATTGATAAAATTGATCGGTTGCTGCTTCGATGCCTTCGCGATCCAAAGTATCAAAGAAATCGGATGTCACTTCGGATGGGCGCGCCATCAGCATGCCCATAATCTCCGCATCCATCAGGTCGCGGTACGTATCGGTATTTTCCTTAAGCATGCCAATCGTGAAGGCGTAGTCAATGAGCGTATCAATCAATAGTTGCGGTTCGGCTGCGGCTTCGCCCTGATCAATGCTTGCCAGCAATGGAACATTGGAATCGTAAGGTTCGTCAAAACGGAATTTGCTCAGCAGCAGATTGCGAGCGTAATCCAAATCCGCCAGCTTAATCAGCTGTTTATCAAAGGCGAATTTGACCAATTCGTCAATCGCTAGTAGAGCACTATTTTGTTCTGGAGTACGTTCGGTATTATTCATGATCACCATATCCCTGTGGTTTGGATTCGTGCCATTGCCATGCGCTGGCGATAATGTCTTCCAGACGGTCGCGAGTTGGAGTCCAGCCGAGCACGGAGCGTGCTTTGGCAGAAGATGCTACCAGCACTGCTGGGTCGCCGCTGCGACGCGGCTCGATAACAACCGGAATATCGCGTCCAGTCACTTGTTTGGCAGTCTCGATGACTTGTTTAACCGAGAAACCGTTACCGCTACCGAGATTGAATACGTTGCTCTCTCCCCCGCCTGCCAAATATTCCACTGCTTTCACATGGGCATCCGCCAGATCGCTAACATGAACGTAATCGCGTACGCAGGAACCATCCTCAGTCGGATAATCGTCGCCAAATACGGAGATGTGTGGACGCTGACCTAGTGCTGTTTGCAGCACGAGTGGTACGAGATGAGATTCTGGACGATGATCTTCGCCGATTTTGCCGCTGGCGTGTGCACCGGCTGCGTTAAAGTAGCGTAGAGCGACGTAGCGGATACTGTGTACTTTATCGAACCAAGACATCATGCGTTCCATAACCAGCTTCGTTTCGCCGTACACATTGGCAGGTTCGGTACGGTCACTTTCCTCAATCGGCACTTTGTCCGGCTCGCCATAGGTTGCTGCGGTCGAGGAGAAGACAATATTGCTCACGCCTGCTTTTTGCATTTCTTCCAACAGGCACATAGCGCCATAGACGTTGTTGTCATAATATTTGGATGGATTCTGCATACTTTCACCGACGAGTGAGCTAGCGGCGAAGTGGATAACAGCAGTAATGTTATTTTCGCTAAAAATCGTTGCCAGCAGTTCTTTATCGCGCAGATCGCCTTCATATAGCTTACCGCCCAGTAAAGCTTCGCGATGCCCCGTCAAGAAGTTGTCGATGATAACGACCTCTTCGCCACGCTCCAACAATTCTGCCACTGTATGTGATCCGATATATCCTGCTCCACCTGTTACCAAAATAGCCATTTGTAATTCCTCCTGATTCTTTATTTTGAGGTACATTTTATTTTGAGTGATACGAATATATTGTTAGTTCCATTCTGTGACGCCGTCGCCTGCGGAGCAAACGTAGAAGTCTGCTTTTAGACCGGTACGTTGTTCGTACGATTTGCCGACCTCTTGTAGGAACAGCTCCACTTGATCTTGATGAACCAGCGAAACGGTACATCCACCAAATCCAGCCCCCGTCATGCGTGAACCGATGGTGCCAGCGATTAGACGAGCTTCCTCCACCATCACATCCAGCTCCTCGCAGCTCACTTCGTACAG
The DNA window shown above is from Paenibacillus sp. JQZ6Y-1 and carries:
- the galE gene encoding UDP-glucose 4-epimerase GalE; amino-acid sequence: MAILVTGGAGYIGSHTVAELLERGEEVVIIDNFLTGHREALLGGKLYEGDLRDKELLATIFSENNITAVIHFAASSLVGESMQNPSKYYDNNVYGAMCLLEEMQKAGVSNIVFSSTAATYGEPDKVPIEESDRTEPANVYGETKLVMERMMSWFDKVHSIRYVALRYFNAAGAHASGKIGEDHRPESHLVPLVLQTALGQRPHISVFGDDYPTEDGSCVRDYVHVSDLADAHVKAVEYLAGGGESNVFNLGSGNGFSVKQVIETAKQVTGRDIPVVIEPRRSGDPAVLVASSAKARSVLGWTPTRDRLEDIIASAWQWHESKPQGYGDHE
- a CDS encoding UDP-glucose--hexose-1-phosphate uridylyltransferase: MNNTERTPEQNSALLAIDELVKFAFDKQLIKLADLDYARNLLLSKFRFDEPYDSNVPLLASIDQGEAAAEPQLLIDTLIDYAFTIGMLKENTDTYRDLMDAEIMGMLMARPSEVTSDFFDTLDREGIEAATDQFYQLSIHSNYIRMDRVAKNVYWKQPTDYGDMEMTINLSKPEKSSAEIAQAKLLPPPSYPKCQLCRENVGYAGRINHPARQNLRVVPLMLSGEAWFLQYSPYVYYNEHCIVFHHDHVPMQLTRQTFRRLLDFVEEFPHYFLGSNADLPIVGGSILTHDHFQGGRHTFPIEKAAVEEVYRHTRREDITLELVNWPMSVIRLRAYNDSLLLDAADEIYEAWKVYSDAEVDIVSSTPDQDGKPVRHNTVTPIVRRRGEQYEMDLVLRNNRTSEQYPDGIFHPHPEMHHIKRENIGLIEVMGLAILPGRLKEELDHIGSILSGDVALLEMMRSQPDHALHLHLHLPWVEQMVEQYGNELSHEQATLTIQDEVGRKFAQILEHAGVYKKNDAGRAAFRRFVQSVGYVQA